One part of the Tenacibaculum sp. 190130A14a genome encodes these proteins:
- a CDS encoding type I phosphomannose isomerase catalytic subunit, which translates to MIDLLLRFEPILKEKIWGGQKLIQLFGKDSTKKNIGESWEISDVKGDETIVSKGILKGKSLKNLTKQYTTEFLGEKVYQKFGNEFPLLIKFIDANDKLSIQLHPDDALAKKRHNSFGKTEMWYIMQADEDSKIMVGFKEDSNEQEYLAHVENKTLLELLNVDDVISGDVYFIPTGRIHAVGAGVVLAEIQQTSDNTYRVYDWDRQDIDGNYRELHTELTKEAIDYKAINNYKTSYQVNEGGISEMVSCPHFTTNLVSFEGELEVNHKDKDSFVIYMCVEGEVRFQYNNQEETVKVGETIMLPACVKNVSLFATLKSKLLEVYIK; encoded by the coding sequence ATGATTGACCTACTACTACGATTTGAACCCATTTTAAAAGAAAAAATATGGGGTGGACAAAAACTGATACAACTATTCGGGAAAGACTCAACCAAGAAGAATATTGGTGAAAGCTGGGAGATTTCTGACGTAAAGGGTGATGAAACAATTGTTAGTAAAGGAATATTAAAAGGAAAGAGTTTAAAAAACTTAACAAAGCAATACACGACCGAATTTTTAGGAGAAAAAGTTTATCAAAAGTTTGGAAATGAATTTCCCTTATTGATAAAATTCATCGATGCTAATGATAAACTAAGTATCCAATTGCACCCTGACGATGCGCTTGCAAAAAAACGTCATAATTCATTTGGGAAAACTGAAATGTGGTACATTATGCAGGCCGATGAAGACTCAAAAATTATGGTTGGGTTTAAAGAGGATTCAAATGAACAGGAGTATTTGGCACATGTAGAGAACAAAACATTGTTGGAGTTATTGAATGTAGATGATGTAATTTCTGGAGATGTTTATTTTATACCTACAGGAAGAATCCATGCTGTTGGAGCTGGGGTTGTATTAGCAGAGATTCAACAAACATCTGATAATACCTACAGGGTTTATGATTGGGATCGTCAAGATATTGATGGGAATTACCGAGAACTTCATACCGAATTAACCAAAGAAGCTATTGATTACAAGGCAATAAACAATTATAAAACTTCGTACCAAGTGAACGAAGGAGGTATTTCTGAAATGGTTTCTTGTCCACATTTTACAACTAATTTAGTATCGTTTGAAGGAGAGTTAGAAGTAAATCATAAAGATAAAGATAGCTTTGTGATTTATATGTGTGTAGAAGGAGAAGTGCGATTTCAATATAACAATCAAGAGGAAACTGTAAAGGTTGGAGAAACGATTATGCTACCTGCATGTGTTAAGAACGTTTCGTTGTTTGCAACACTAAAATCAAAACTTTTAGAAGTATATATAAAATAA
- a CDS encoding 6-carboxytetrahydropterin synthase — protein sequence MPRITIHRKAHFNAAHRLFNPNWSDERNIEVFGKCSNPHYHGHNYELIVSLTGEIDPETGYVYDLGKLKDLIKLHVEDSFDHKNLNIEVEEFKDLNPSVENIAVVIYDKLRVKIEKKYDLEITLYETPRNYVTYSG from the coding sequence ATGCCAAGAATTACGATACATAGAAAGGCTCATTTTAATGCTGCTCATAGATTGTTTAATCCTAATTGGAGTGATGAACGAAACATAGAAGTTTTTGGTAAATGTAGTAATCCTCATTATCACGGACACAATTATGAATTAATTGTTTCTCTAACAGGAGAAATAGATCCGGAGACAGGATATGTTTATGATTTAGGAAAACTAAAAGATCTTATTAAACTTCATGTAGAAGATTCTTTTGATCATAAAAATTTAAACATTGAAGTAGAGGAATTTAAAGACTTAAATCCTTCCGTAGAAAATATAGCTGTAGTTATTTATGATAAGTTACGTGTAAAGATTGAAAAAAAATACGACTTAGAAATTACTTTATATGAAACACCAAGAAACTACGTAACATATAGCGGATAA
- the idi gene encoding isopentenyl-diphosphate Delta-isomerase: MKEQVILVDEQDNPIGLMEKIEAHEKALLHRAFSVFVFNSRGELMLQQRAAHKYHSPLLWTNTCCSHQRDGETSLEAGVRRLEEEMGFTCDLEEVFWFIYKAPFDNGLTEHELDHVMVGKFEGVPKINPDEVEAYKWMPLEDVKKDIETKPEIYTEWFKIIFKESYNKIAKFV; encoded by the coding sequence ATGAAAGAACAAGTAATTTTAGTAGATGAGCAAGATAATCCAATCGGATTAATGGAGAAGATAGAGGCGCATGAAAAAGCTTTGTTACATAGAGCATTTTCTGTTTTTGTTTTTAATTCAAGAGGAGAATTGATGTTGCAACAGAGAGCAGCTCATAAATATCATTCTCCGTTGCTTTGGACAAATACTTGTTGTTCTCATCAACGTGATGGAGAAACTTCATTGGAGGCAGGTGTAAGAAGATTGGAAGAAGAAATGGGGTTTACTTGTGATTTAGAAGAAGTTTTTTGGTTTATTTACAAGGCTCCATTTGATAATGGATTAACGGAGCATGAGTTAGATCACGTAATGGTAGGTAAATTTGAGGGAGTACCAAAAATTAACCCAGATGAGGTAGAGGCTTATAAATGGATGCCTCTAGAAGATGTAAAAAAGGACATCGAAACTAAACCAGAAATTTATACAGAATGGTTTAAGATTATATTTAAAGAGTCTTACAATAAAATTGCAAAGTTTGTATAA
- a CDS encoding peptide chain release factor 3 has protein sequence MSFLEEIQKRRTFGIISHPDAGKTTLTEKLLLFGGAIQEAGAVKNNKIKKGATSDFMEIERQRGISVATSVLAFIYKDKKINILDTPGHKDFAEDTFRTLTAVDSVIVVIDVAKGVEPQTEKLVEVCRMRKIPMIVFINKLDREGKDAFDLLDEVEQKLGLRVTPMSFPIGMGYDFKGIYNIWEKKLNIFSGDNKTTISEGVEFNDVNNPELDTIIGEPAAETLREELELVYEVYPEFDQEEYVKGDLQPVFFGSALNNFGVKELLDCFIDIAPNPQPKQAEERVVDSKEEKLTGFVFKIHANMDPKHRDRLAFVKIVSGTFKRNTPYLHVRNGKKVKFSSPNAFFAEKKEIVEESFPGDIVGLHDTGNFKIGDTLTEGEKLNFKGIPSFSPEHFRYVNNADPMKAKQLYKGLDQLMDEGVAQLFTMEMNGRRIIGTVGALQYEVIQYRLEHEYGAKCSYENINVHKACWVQPEDEKNEEFKEFKRVKQRYLAKDKEGQLVFLADSAFTIQMTQSKYPTVKLHFTSEFE, from the coding sequence ATGAGTTTTTTAGAAGAAATACAAAAGAGACGTACATTCGGAATTATATCGCATCCCGATGCTGGTAAAACTACTTTGACTGAGAAATTGTTATTATTTGGAGGAGCTATTCAAGAAGCTGGTGCAGTTAAAAACAATAAGATAAAAAAAGGAGCTACTTCTGATTTTATGGAGATTGAACGTCAACGTGGTATCTCAGTTGCTACTTCTGTATTAGCCTTCATTTATAAAGATAAAAAGATAAACATTCTAGATACTCCAGGGCACAAAGATTTTGCTGAAGATACATTTAGAACATTAACCGCTGTTGATAGTGTAATTGTAGTAATTGATGTTGCAAAAGGTGTTGAGCCTCAAACTGAGAAATTAGTGGAGGTTTGTAGAATGCGTAAAATACCTATGATTGTTTTTATCAATAAATTAGACCGCGAAGGTAAAGATGCTTTTGATTTATTAGATGAAGTAGAACAAAAATTAGGTTTAAGGGTAACTCCAATGAGTTTCCCTATTGGTATGGGATATGATTTTAAAGGAATTTACAACATTTGGGAAAAGAAGCTAAATATATTCTCGGGAGATAACAAAACTACCATTTCTGAAGGTGTTGAATTTAATGACGTAAACAATCCAGAATTAGATACTATTATTGGAGAACCTGCAGCTGAAACCCTTCGTGAAGAATTAGAACTAGTATATGAGGTATATCCTGAATTTGATCAAGAAGAGTATGTTAAAGGTGATTTGCAACCAGTTTTCTTTGGTTCTGCCCTAAACAACTTTGGAGTTAAAGAATTATTAGATTGTTTTATTGACATTGCTCCAAATCCACAACCAAAACAAGCAGAAGAGCGTGTTGTAGATTCTAAAGAAGAAAAACTTACTGGGTTTGTATTTAAAATCCATGCAAATATGGACCCTAAACACCGAGACCGTTTAGCTTTCGTAAAAATTGTTTCTGGTACATTTAAAAGAAACACTCCTTACTTACACGTACGTAACGGAAAAAAGGTAAAATTCTCAAGCCCAAATGCTTTCTTTGCTGAAAAGAAAGAAATCGTTGAAGAATCTTTCCCTGGTGATATTGTAGGATTACATGATACAGGTAACTTCAAAATTGGAGATACTTTAACAGAAGGAGAAAAATTAAATTTTAAAGGAATTCCTAGTTTCTCTCCAGAACATTTCCGCTATGTAAATAATGCCGACCCTATGAAGGCTAAACAATTATACAAAGGTTTAGACCAATTAATGGATGAAGGGGTTGCGCAGTTATTTACTATGGAAATGAATGGCCGTAGAATTATTGGTACTGTTGGTGCACTTCAATACGAAGTAATTCAATACCGTTTAGAACATGAATATGGTGCTAAGTGTTCATATGAAAACATTAATGTGCACAAAGCTTGCTGGGTACAGCCAGAAGATGAAAAAAATGAAGAATTCAAAGAATTTAAACGTGTTAAACAACGCTACTTAGCGAAAGATAAAGAAGGGCAATTGGTATTTTTAGCTGATTCTGCTTTTACTATACAAATGACTCAAAGTAAATACCCAACTGTTAAGTTACATTTTACAAGTGAATTTGAATAA
- a CDS encoding peptidylprolyl isomerase — protein MNNGIYAKFTTPKGDILVNLEHEKTPGTVGNFVALAEGNLENNARPQGEPYYNGLKFHRVIADFMIQGGCPQGTGTGNPGYKFDDEIHPELKHDAPGKLSMANAGPGTNGSQFFITHVATPWLDGKHTVFGSVIEGQDVVDAVEQDDEMNVEIIRVGEEAEKWNAVEAFRTFEGAREKREAEEKARQKELLDQVAAGYDETPSGLRYKIVQKGEGKKATKGAMVSVHYKGQLLDGTVFDSSYKRKQPIDFAIGVGQVIPGWDEGIQLLQVGDKARLVIPSNLAYGESGAGGVIPPNATLIFDVELMNVK, from the coding sequence ATGAACAACGGAATTTATGCAAAGTTCACTACTCCTAAGGGAGATATTTTAGTAAACTTAGAACATGAAAAAACTCCTGGAACAGTAGGTAACTTTGTTGCTTTAGCTGAAGGAAATTTAGAAAACAATGCTCGTCCACAAGGAGAACCATACTATAACGGATTAAAGTTTCACCGTGTAATTGCTGATTTCATGATCCAAGGTGGATGTCCACAAGGAACGGGAACAGGTAATCCAGGATACAAATTTGATGATGAAATTCATCCAGAATTAAAGCATGATGCTCCAGGTAAATTATCTATGGCTAATGCCGGGCCTGGAACTAATGGTTCACAATTCTTTATTACACATGTTGCCACACCTTGGTTAGATGGTAAACACACTGTTTTTGGAAGCGTAATTGAAGGGCAAGATGTTGTGGATGCTGTTGAGCAAGATGATGAAATGAATGTAGAAATCATTCGTGTTGGTGAAGAAGCTGAAAAGTGGAATGCTGTAGAAGCTTTTAGAACTTTTGAAGGTGCTCGCGAAAAGAGAGAAGCTGAAGAAAAAGCTCGTCAAAAAGAATTATTAGACCAAGTTGCTGCTGGATATGATGAAACTCCAAGTGGATTACGTTATAAAATAGTTCAAAAAGGAGAAGGTAAAAAGGCTACTAAAGGCGCTATGGTTTCTGTACATTATAAAGGTCAATTATTAGACGGTACTGTATTTGATTCTTCATATAAACGCAAGCAACCTATTGACTTTGCTATTGGAGTTGGACAAGTTATTCCTGGTTGGGATGAAGGTATTCAATTGTTACAAGTTGGTGACAAAGCTCGTTTAGTAATCCCCTCTAACTTAGCTTACGGAGAGAGCGGTGCTGGTGGTGTAATTCCTCCAAATGCTACCCTTATCTTTGATGTAGAATTAATGAATGTAAAGTAA